DNA sequence from the Lodderomyces elongisporus chromosome 5, complete sequence genome:
GATGGGTTCCAGATCTTCATCAGTCGTGACTCATACGAAAAATACAATGTTTTCAGAAAATCTCAGAACCAAGATATACCTGCAATACAACAGCAGGGTGTTGGTATCCCACTTTTCAAAGTGATAAACACATTCTTTTCCATAGGCACAACATTTTTAACCTTTAGAAAGTATTGTCCTCCACCTTTGGACTCGCAAGGTGTGCCGCAGAGATTTGATCCCAAAAGAGATTACCACGAATTTTGTATTGTTAAAAAGAGATTCCATGTAGGTTACGATAGCTATATATTTGAGTTTCATCCAGATCCATATGAtctgaaaaaaagaagcttTACATTTACAATGTTTAGTCATTCGGTGTTGCCCATACACGATTACATCTATAAAGATGAGAGACATCGCTGGATAGATGAAAGTCGAATGGAGGAAATAGTCAGCTTGTGGCAGGTAAAGTATGGATTTAAGCATACGGTGTTGCGACCGGACCAACCTTCAATGTGTGACAATTGGGATGGTCAAAATGATAAACTAATCAAATCAACTCCCAATCCATTATTGAATGGGttatggaaaaagaaattaagtGTTCGTGCACACTATCCCGAACTGAGTCAATACGGACAGCATTGCTCTGCGATATTAGGTGAAGCAGCTAATTGGTTTCAGTTGGGGTATGCAGAGGTCAAAGTGGatgatatatataataacTTGAATGGAAATAACGTCAATTATGAAAGTATACTATCCGTCAATGAAGATGCATTGGTTATGATATGTGTGGCCACGGTGttgaaaagacaaaaagatattgttgaagataggaaaaagaggagcTAGATCTCAATTTTGTATTGCTGGCATGAGAAAGAtatataattatttttacttttatgtttatatttattttagtATTGATATTAATATTAATATtaatattaatatatatattaatttCAATGATTTTTACTTCCCTTTACTAGTTTTAGTACATATAGATAGATACATTTatctgtatatatatatatatatatatgtgtgtatatttCCATAAGTACGACGATAATCTCAAcaaataatttttgttgtatATGGATACTTCAATTTTATGACTATCTCTCagtcttttttaattttattttatttttatttattttgacACATCTAAACATGTCATCTAGAAATATATAATGTAAACAATTGAAACCTGATGTCTAAgtgatttgaaaagaaatctGTTACCATAATTTGGTCAATCCCGCCCAATCttgtctctttctcctACTCCAATAGCTTCTTTCGCCAGTGATATATTCCCATTTACCCTCGTCAAGGGGTCCCTTTCCAGAAAACCTGAAAAACTGTGGCACGTACTCCTGTCCGACGTCCTCTAATTGCTTTCTTCTGTCTCTTTGATCCTGTTCCAACTTCactttcaaattttcaGCAGTATCAACGTCGCCTTTCTCGTATGCCTGCAAGTCAGGTCTGAGTCTTGAGTCGGTTGGAGGCAATTGACCTTTTTCCATATCGGTAATCTTGTTCAAAGTACCGGCAAACACAGTAAAAccatactttttcttttcgtttgGCACCAATTCACCAGCTTCCCATATGCTCTTTTCGGTAGAGTTTGTCTTTAGTGTGAAACTCTCAGTCCAGTTTCCAAATACCGTATATGGcaactctttctttttattgtCGTAAACCTTTATGGTAACTCCTTCGGATCTGCCACTCCACATACCTCCCTTGGCAAATTCAGCAACTGCCTTGTACCCATTCGATGATTTGATACTCACAGTTCCTGTAGGCTCTGCATAAGTTTCTCCAGCAATGatattttttatcattTGTGTTGCTTGAGTCCAAGTAAACTCCTCACCCGTATGTTTATCTGTCAATACAACCAAACCTTTAGTTGTTACCTCGGATTGCTTACCCCAAAATTTCTGTGATGGCGATACAGCAAAATCCATCGTCCAATTCTCAGTATCAACATGGTATGCAAACACTGGTGGTCGGTGACTAACCTTTTCTGAAACCAACCTGAAATCCAAATCTTCACGAACCAACTCATACGTTTCGCCGAGCAATGGTGTAAATGGCTTACgcttatttctttctttggaaCGTGTAGAGGAAAGAGAACTCAAGGCAAACGCAGCTATTCTCAATAATTTCTCTCCTGAACCGTCAGGAAAATCGGATCCCAAAGCATTGGTAACAATTTCAGGGTACTCCAACATTTCGGCAAACTTCTGCAAAACCGTTGTCGGTTCATTATATGTGACTGGCATAGCAATGGTGGAAAGATCTTTTCCAACATTTTTACGAACAAAGCTCAATAATGATGGTGGAGTGTGCGTACACACCGGAACGTCAGAGTTTCTAGAAACTGGCTCGTGAGGTAATGGCCATAAATTGTCTTCTTCTGAAATTGTTGGTTGTGGAAGATCCTGTTTTTGTGGTGGTATTTGTTGCTGAgactgttgctgttgctgttgctgttgctggtCTCCGACTGTTCCTACAGCTGCAGCACCACCTGCAGCATCTGGAGCTGCTCCTTTACTATAATAGTCATTGttatcgtcatcgtcatcatcatcatcatcatcgtcgtcgtcatctGAGGACTCTTCTGCAACTTGatcctcttcatcatccTGTTGAGATGGGTATCCTCCATCATccaaaaacacaacaccttcatcatcaaagtGTTCTTCTGCGTCATGGAACTCtgaagaaaacaatgacTGTGAATCTGAAGAAGCACTACCAGTGTCACTTCTAAATTTTTCCAACAATGTAGTAATTTCTTGATGAATTTCATCCACCAATGGGGATGGTTGTTCCAATTGCAATTTGCTTATCTTCAGGGCTATCAAACTTAATGACTGTATTGGAGCAGCAGAGCCCGAAGCTTGTGCAAAAGCGTGTGATGACGATGAGGATGAGCCTGTAGGTAATACTGCCGGTTGCTGGGAGTCCTCCTTTTTAATTGCATTAAATGCATTGACCCATGCATTAAAATCAGCTTTATTGATGGTTTTCAATTGCCATACTTCCATTCCTGAATCAATGATCAACTGTCGACTTGATGCGTTTGCCGAAACTATGGCATCCTTGATGGGCATCTGGCCTCTCAACTTGTTATCATCGACTTTGAAATAGGATAATGTACCCCGTTTGAAATTCAAGACAAAGTAACGCTTAACAAAACCCTgcaacttttttcttctcttctttaaCATAACGCTTTGCAAGATCTCGCCTGCACTGATTGTGCCGTTGCCACTTTGTGTATCTTCAAACACGTGTTGGTCATTTTGTCGAATagtattgttttcttgttgtggTAATGGTTTTTGCAACTCAACCTCAACGGAGAATTGCACTGATTTGGCAattgttttggaaaaagaattgtCAAACACAAAGGCAAACGTTCCTCCAGTGGTGGTTTCAAATTTACCTTTAACCAATTCATTGGCAACCAATTTGTTGTAATTCTTCACCAACTCAAGGTTGGACTCTCCAATCGATGACAACGTTGATGTTCTTGATTTGGATCTGTAAACATCATTAGCCTTCTTGAACTGATTGACTGAGGCTGTGGAGTTGGCTCTAAGCCTTGAATTCAAATGTGGTGAGTCAGCTGTTGGTGTGCTGGCGCCGCTATTTGATTCTGGTGTTGACGTGGAGTTTTGTGAGTTTGCAGAAGTTACATCAGTTTTCTGATAAAATGCGAAATTGATGGATTTCTTCAAGGGTCTTACTTGCCAATCAATGACAGAGTTTTCAGGTGCCGTGATCCATTTGATCAAGAAATCCTTGGAATGAATTTCCAAAGTCTCCATTGTTCAGTGTGGGTTGACTCTTTAGTTTTAGTTGATAAttgagggaaaaaaaaaatttttgaaagacCCCAAGAATGAtggaaggaaaaagggGACGAGGAGGATGTGGTGGGAACTCTGGTCAAATAACGTGGAAAGAGTGTTTTATATGTAAAGTGTGCAATGAGTAGAAGGCAaggagaaaacaaaaaaagatttggtGAAGTGTTTGAGTTCTGTAACGTTTGATGTGAAGGTAACTTTCTGAGTAATTgatacaaacaaaaaaacttgTTAATGTGGCTGATTATTTAATAGAGTTTGGTGGTAAAATTGTCAACAAGTTGTGGACAACTTTGTTTGGTCTTGAattaaatttcttttcgaATGTGgggaagacaaaaaaaaacgtgAGAATAATAATGAGACTGATAAtgagaataataataatagccGTTGATCTTTTTCGCTATacagtggtagtggtggttgGAGAAAGAAACTTCTTTACAGTTGAAATTGCTCAAAGGAATAGTGttgcttttatttttcccaACAATCAACCAGACGTGCTAGTGTATATCGATCGGCTCGATGGTGATGAAAAAAGgtatttctattttatgTTACTTTAATCtgtttgtatgtgtttttttaaGGGGAGGTAGGTGAGGGTAGAGGTGGGTTTGGATACTTTCAAAGGCTATGTGGTTGAATCAAATCAAGGCTTTTGTCCGCGGGTCTTAAATTAAGCATAAAGCAGTGGTCTACAGTATACTGTGTGCTTCCATCCTCCCCTCCTCCACGCTCTTTGTCTCAATATggcaatttcttttctccgtccattttatttatttttttttatttatttttattttatttttattttattttttggcggagaaaggaagaggaaaagagggGAGTGTCGATTGACTGGTTCACTGTTTGACTGTTTGACTTTGTACAGCTGTATGAATCGGATTTAAGTACCTCATAAGATATATAGTATATAATACataatatatttgtattgtACGTATAAATCCATTATTGACAGTGTCCTGTATAAGAACAAcggaattaaaaaaaataaagaatcaaaaagaaattaaaggGGAAGGACCGTTGagaatttcaatttcaatttcaatttcaatgtCAATGTACAATGAAGGTGGAGAATCACAACCAATCATCAATGTGGAAAAATTTAGAGAGAAAGTTTTTAAAGGAAACGAAAAATAGTGATAGCAAATCCTGTAGCATCAAGAGAAGTAGCAGTGGGTAAGCAGAATCATACAAAATTTAGTGACACTGTCTGTGCCTATCTTCTTCTATTCGTCCATTGCACCCAActggttgttgttttttttttcaaaagcacATCTGTATAATATGTTTTATACAACCCATGGTCAATTCAAAGTCATACACTCGCTTTCATCACCCAAAAAATagtaaataataaaaactaCAATATGTTTCTCCActttataaaaaattgCAGAATTAATCTAattaaatttgtttttcttttttttttccccttttctgcttctttgctttaattttagaaaaaaaaaaatacttcTTTTATAGGGaatttctccttttccatttccttgTTTATCAcaatttttattaaaaacCGCTTGTTGGTGCAATTTGCGAGACTTTCAAACGTTGGATTAAAAGAGGGTCGGGTAACAATAAAAtaggagaaagaaaaagaaaaaaaagctaATTCCTTATTCAAATGTGCAAGAAGGGAAGATTTGGCACCATCCATTAATAGAACCCTTACTATACTACTTTCTTGTAAATTCAAatcaaagagaaaaagaaacaaaaagaaagaaggaaggaaaaaacTGGCATGTAATGAGATAACTAGATTATGTGTGTGCTTTGTAATCGAATTGAATGTGATCATTGTAGATTGCAATTTTAATTCTGTCTTGCTCTTCTACTTCCTCTATCTATTAGAAATGACTACCccactttttcttccataGAGCGGGGAGGAAATagggtgtgtgtgtgtgtgtgtgtatttatatatgttttttttttccttttatccATCCTTTCAAAAAGAGCACGTGCTACTAACCATTACTTCATATCCATAGACTTTAGTtcgattctttttttaactcTTTATTGcaattatattttttttatttcctagTATCACCATCTGCTTATTTTATGGAGATcacaatttcaaattcaagCGTTCTTCAGAGCTACTTCGCGAGACTGCGTCATAGAAATCACCAGGCATCATATCGTCACTTCCTAGATTGTGCATGTTCATCATATTCCCTGCTAATCCCATCTTTTGGTTTCTCGCAAATAACATAAACTGAAGCTGTTTTCGAAGGCTATTGATCATCATTCGTTGCACATTCATATCCTCGCGCATCATGAAATTATCATTGATTAAATTCTTCATCAATGTGGTATTGCTATTATCCTGATCATACCTCATAGACAGCCCATATTTGTTCATAAACGGAATAAGCTTCTCATTAATCTCAAACTTGAGGCGATCTACTTCAAAATTCA
Encoded proteins:
- the OSH3 gene encoding Oxysterol-binding protein 3 (BUSCO:EOG09261QYO) gives rise to the protein METLEIHSKDFLIKWITAPENSVIDWQVRPLKKSINFAFYQKTDVTSANSQNSTSTPESNSGASTPTADSPHLNSRLRANSTASVNQFKKANDVYRSKSRTSTLSSIGESNLELVKNYNKLVANELVKGKFETTTGGTFAFVFDNSFSKTIAKSVQFSVEVELQKPLPQQENNTIRQNDQHVFEDTQSGNGTISAGEILQSVMLKKRRKKLQGFVKRYFVLNFKRGTLSYFKVDDNKLRGQMPIKDAIVSANASSRQLIIDSGMEVWQLKTINKADFNAWVNAFNAIKKEDSQQPAVLPTGSSSSSSHAFAQASGSAAPIQSLSLIASKISKLQLEQPSPLVDEIHQEITTLLEKFRSDTGSASSDSQSLFSSEFHDAEEHFDDEGVVFLDDGGYPSQQDDEEDQVAEESSDDDDDDDDDDDDDDNNDYYSKGAAPDAAGGAAAVGTVGDQQQQQQQQQSQQQIPPQKQDLPQPTISEEDNLWPLPHEPVSRNSDVPVCTHTPPSLLSFVRKNVGKDLSTIAMPVTYNEPTTVLQKFAEMLEYPEIVTNALGSDFPDGSGEKLLRIAAFALSSLSSTRSKERNKRKPFTPLLGETYELVREDLDFRLVSEKVSHRPPVFAYHVDTENWTMDFAVSPSQKFWGKQSEVTTKGLVVLTDKHTGEEFTWTQATQMIKNIIAGETYAEPTGTVSIKSSNGYKAVAEFAKGGMWSGRSEGVTIKVYDNKKKELPYTVFGNWTESFTLKTNSTEKSIWEAGELVPNEKKKYGFTVFAGTLNKITDMEKGQLPPTDSRLRPDLQAYEKGDVDTAENLKVKLEQDQRDRRKQLEDVGQEYVPQFFRFSGKGPLDEGKWEYITGERSYWSRRKRQDWAGLTKLW